The genome window TGTAACCATCATCGGAAATGCCAATCCTGACGACAAGGTTCGTGTTGTAACTCCTGCGGATATCCTTGCAGAGATGAGCTACTTCCTCAACTTGGCGGAAGGTATTGGACGTGTGGATGATATCGACCACCTTGGGAACCGTCGTATCCGTGCAGTTGGTGAATTGCTTGCTAACCAAGTACGTCTTGGACTTTCTCGTATGGAACGTAATGTCCGTGAACGTATGTCTGTTCAGGACAATGAAGTTTTAACACCACAACAAATCATCAACATCCGTCCTGTAACAGCTGCGGTTAAAGAATTCTTTGGTTCATCACAGTTGTCACAGTTCATGGACCAACACAATCCACTTTCTGAGTTGTCTCACAAACGCCGTTTGTCAGCCTTGGGACCTGGTGGTTTGACACGTGACCGTGCTGGATATGAAGTACGTGACGTGCATTACACTCACTATGGTCGTATGTGTCCAATCGAGACACCTGAAGGACCTAACATCGGTTTGATCAATAACTTGTCATCTTACGGACACTTGAACAAGTATGGATTTGTTCAAACACCATACCGTAAGGTTGACCGTGAAACAGGTGTTGTTACCAATGAAATCGTTTGGTTGACAGCCGATGAAGAAGATGAATTTACTGTAGCGCAGGCTAACTCTCGCCTCAACGAAGATGGTACTTTTGCTGAGAAAGTTGTCATGGGACGTCACCAAGGGGTCAACCAAGAGTATCCAGCAGAAGTGGTTGACTACATGGATGTGTCACCAAAACAGGTAGTTGCCGTTGCGACTGCATGTATTCCTTTCTTGGAAAACGATGACTCCAACCGTGCCCTCATGGGTGCCAACATGCAACGTCAGGCTGTGCCTTTGATTGATCCAAAAGCACCTTACGTTGGTACTGGTATGGAATACCAAGCAGCTCATGACTCTGGTGCAGCGGTCATTGCTCAGTATGATGGTAAAGTTACATACGCAGATGCTGACAAGGTAGAAGTTCGTCGTGAAGATGGTTCATTGGACGTTTACCACATCCAAAAATTCCGTCGTTCAAACTCAGGTACTGCCTACAACCAACGCACTCTCGTAAAAGTTGGCGATGTCGTTGAAAAAGGCGACTTTATCGCTGACGGACCTTCTATGGAAAAAGGGGAAATGGCGCTTGGACAAAACCCAATCGTTGCCTACATGACATGGGAAGGTTACAACTTCGAGGATGCCGTTATCATGAGCGAACGCTTGGTCAAAGACGATGTCTACACATCTGTCCACCTTGAGGAATACGAATCAGAAACGCGCGATACAAAGCTTGGGCCTGAAGAAATTACTCGTGAAATTCCAAACGTTGGTGAAGATGCCCTTAAAGACCTTGACGAAATGGGGATTATCCGTATCGGTGCTGAGGTTAAAGAAGGCGATATCCTTGTAGGTAAAGTCACCCCTAAAGGTGAGAAAGACCTCTCAGCTGAAGAACGTCTCTTGCACGCTATCTTCGGAGACAAGTCTCGTGAAGTGCGTGATACTTCTCTTCGTGTACCACACGGTGCCGATGGTGTCGTTCGTGATGTTAAGATCTTTACACGTGCAAATGGAGATGAGTTGCAATCAGGTGTCAACATGCTGGTTCGCGTCTACATCGCTCAAAAACGTAAGATCAAGGTCGGAGATAAGATGGCCGGACGTCACGGAAACAAAGGGGTTGTCTCTCGTATCGTTCCTGTAGAAGACATGCCTTACCTTCCAGACGGAACTCCAGTCGACATCATGTTGAACCCACTTGGGGTGCCATCACGTATGAATATCGGTCAGGTTATGGAACTCCACCTTGGTATGGCAGCCCGTACTCTCGGTATCCACATCGCAACACCAGTCTTTGACGGAGCAAGTTCTGAAGACCTTTGGGACACTGTTAAAGAAGCAGGTATGGACAGCGATGCTAAGACAATCCTATACGACGGACGTACAGGTGAGCCGTTTGACAACCGTGTATCAGTTGGTGTCATGTACATGATCAAACTCCACCACATGGTTGATGATAAATTGCACGCGCGTTCAGTCGGACCATACTCAACCGTTACTCAACAACCACTCGGAGGTAAAGCTCAGTTTGGTGGACAACGTTTCGGTGAGATGGAGGTTTGGGCTCTTGAAGCCTACGGTGCGTCAAATGTCCTTCAAGAAATCTTGACTTACAAGTCTGACGATATCAACGGACGTTTGAAAGCTTATGAAGCTATTACAAAAGGAAAACCAATTCCAAAACCAGGTGTTCCAGAATCCTTCCGAGTTCTTGTCAAAGAATTGCAATCTCTTGGTCTTGACATGCGTGTTCTTGACGAAGATGACCAAGAAGTGGAACTTCGCGACTTGGATGAAGGAATGGACGAAGATGTCATCCACGTAGATGACCTTGAAAAAGCCCGCGAAAAAGCAGCCCAAGAGGCTAAAGCAGCCTTTGAAGCTGAAGAAGCAGAGAAAGCAACAAAAGCGGAAGCAACAGAAGAAACTGCTGAACAAGAATAAGCAGTTCACTTAGAATAGAAAGGGAAGAAATAGTGGTTGATGTAAATCGTTTTAAAAGTATGCAAATCACCCTAGCTTCTCCAAGCAAAGTCCGTTCATGGTCTTATGGAGAAGTCAAAAAACCTGAAACAATCAATTACCGTACCTTGAAACCAGAACGTGAAGGACTCTTTGACGAAGTCATCTTTGGTCCTACAAAGGACTGGGAATGTGCTTGTGGGAAGTACAAACGCATTCGTTACAGAGGAATTGTTTGTGACCGCTGTGGGGTTGAAGTAACGCGTACGAAAGTTCGTCGTGAGCGTATGGGGCACATCGAGTTGAAAGCTCCTGTATCTCACATCTGGTATTTCAAGGGGATTCCAAGTCGTATGGGCTTGACCCTTGATATGAGCCCTCGTGCCCTCGAGGAAGTTATCTACTTTGCGGCTTACGTGGTGATTGATCCGAAGGATACACCACTTGAGCACAAGTCTATCATGACAGAGCGCGAATACCGTGAGCGCTTGCGTGAGTATGGTTATGGTTCATTCGTTGCCAAAATGGGTGCCGAAGCCATCCAAGACCTTTTGAAACAAGTAGATCTTGAAAAAGAAATTGCTGAACTCAAAGAAGAGTTGAAAACAGCTACTGGACAAAAACGTGTCAAAGCCATCCGCCGTTTGGATGTTTTGGATGCCTTTTACAAGTCTGGAAACAAACCTGAATGGATGATTCTCAACATCCTTCCGGTTATTCCACCAGATCTTCGTCCAATGTTGCAGTTGGATGGTGGTCGTTTTGCCTCATCTGACTTGAATGACCTTTACCGTCGTGTTATCAACCGTAACAACCGTTTGGCTCGCTTGCTTGAGTTGAATGCACCAGGTATCATCGTTCAAAATGAGAAGCGTATGCTTCAAGAAGCGGTTGACGCTTTAATTGACAACGGTCGTCGTGGTCGTCCGATCACAGGACCAGGTAGCCGTCCACTGAAATCATTGAGCCACATGCTTAAAGGTAAACAAGGACGCTTCCGTCAAAACTTGCTCGGTAAACGTGTTGACTTCTCAGGACGTTCCGTTATCGCCGTTGGTCCAACTCTTAAGATGTACCAATGTGGTGTGCCACGTGAAATGGCGATTGAGCTCTTTAAACCATTCGTCATGCGTGAAATCGTTGCCCGCGACATTGTGCAAAACGTCAAAGCTGCTAAACGCTTGGTAGAACGTGGAGATGAACGTATCTGGGATATTCTTGAAGAAGTAATCAAAGAACACCCAGTACTTTTGAACCGCGCACCGACCCTTCACCGTTTGGGTATCCAAGCCTTCGAGCCAGTCTTGATTGATGGTAAGGCCCTTCGCTTGCACCCGCTTGTCTGTGAAGCCTACAATGCCGACTTTGACGGGGACCAAATGGCCATCCACGTACCGCTTTCAGAAGAAGCTCAAGCAGAAGCTCGTATCTTGATGTTGGCTGCTGAGCATATCTTGAACCCGAAAGATGGTAAACCAGTTGTTACTCCATCTCAGGACATGGTTTTGGGTAACTACTACTTGACCATGGAAGAAGCTGGTCGTGAAGGGGAAGGAATGGTCTTCAAAGACCGTGACGAAGCGGTTATGGCTTACCGCAATGGTTATGTTCACCTCCATTCACGTGTTGGTATCGCGACAGATAGTCTCAACAAACCTTGGACTGAAGAACAAAAACACAAGGTCTTGCTGACAACAGTTGGTAAAATCCTCTTCAATGACATCATGCCAGAGGGTCTGCCTTACTTGCAAGAACCAACAAATGCTAACTTAACAGAAGGTGTTCCAGCTAAGTACTTCTTGCCACTAGGTGGAGATATCAAGGAAGCTATTCGCAACCTTGAACTTAATCCTCCATTCAAGAAGAAAAACCTTGGGAATATCATCGCCGAAATC of Streptococcus oralis contains these proteins:
- the rpoB gene encoding DNA-directed RNA polymerase subunit beta, with amino-acid sequence MAGHDVQYGKHRTRRSFSRIKEVLDLPNLIEIQTDSFKAFLDHGLKEVFEDVLPISNFTDTMELEFVGYEIKEPKYTLEEARIHDASYSAPIFVTFRLINKETGEIKTQEVFFGDFPIMTEMGTFIINGGERIIVSQLVRSPGVYFNDKVDKNGKVGYGSTVIPNRGAWLELESDSKDIAYTRIDRTRKIPFTTLVRALGFSGDDEIFDIFGDSELVRNTVEKDIHKNPMDSRTDEALKEIYERLRPGEPKTAESSRSLLVARFFDPRRYDLAAVGRYKINKKLNIKTRLLNQTIAEPLVDPETGEILVEAGTVMTRSVIESIESHLDGDLNKIVYIPNDAAVLTEPVVLQKFKVVAPTDPDRVVTIIGNANPDDKVRVVTPADILAEMSYFLNLAEGIGRVDDIDHLGNRRIRAVGELLANQVRLGLSRMERNVRERMSVQDNEVLTPQQIINIRPVTAAVKEFFGSSQLSQFMDQHNPLSELSHKRRLSALGPGGLTRDRAGYEVRDVHYTHYGRMCPIETPEGPNIGLINNLSSYGHLNKYGFVQTPYRKVDRETGVVTNEIVWLTADEEDEFTVAQANSRLNEDGTFAEKVVMGRHQGVNQEYPAEVVDYMDVSPKQVVAVATACIPFLENDDSNRALMGANMQRQAVPLIDPKAPYVGTGMEYQAAHDSGAAVIAQYDGKVTYADADKVEVRREDGSLDVYHIQKFRRSNSGTAYNQRTLVKVGDVVEKGDFIADGPSMEKGEMALGQNPIVAYMTWEGYNFEDAVIMSERLVKDDVYTSVHLEEYESETRDTKLGPEEITREIPNVGEDALKDLDEMGIIRIGAEVKEGDILVGKVTPKGEKDLSAEERLLHAIFGDKSREVRDTSLRVPHGADGVVRDVKIFTRANGDELQSGVNMLVRVYIAQKRKIKVGDKMAGRHGNKGVVSRIVPVEDMPYLPDGTPVDIMLNPLGVPSRMNIGQVMELHLGMAARTLGIHIATPVFDGASSEDLWDTVKEAGMDSDAKTILYDGRTGEPFDNRVSVGVMYMIKLHHMVDDKLHARSVGPYSTVTQQPLGGKAQFGGQRFGEMEVWALEAYGASNVLQEILTYKSDDINGRLKAYEAITKGKPIPKPGVPESFRVLVKELQSLGLDMRVLDEDDQEVELRDLDEGMDEDVIHVDDLEKAREKAAQEAKAAFEAEEAEKATKAEATEETAEQE
- the rpoC gene encoding DNA-directed RNA polymerase subunit beta'; amino-acid sequence: MVDVNRFKSMQITLASPSKVRSWSYGEVKKPETINYRTLKPEREGLFDEVIFGPTKDWECACGKYKRIRYRGIVCDRCGVEVTRTKVRRERMGHIELKAPVSHIWYFKGIPSRMGLTLDMSPRALEEVIYFAAYVVIDPKDTPLEHKSIMTEREYRERLREYGYGSFVAKMGAEAIQDLLKQVDLEKEIAELKEELKTATGQKRVKAIRRLDVLDAFYKSGNKPEWMILNILPVIPPDLRPMLQLDGGRFASSDLNDLYRRVINRNNRLARLLELNAPGIIVQNEKRMLQEAVDALIDNGRRGRPITGPGSRPLKSLSHMLKGKQGRFRQNLLGKRVDFSGRSVIAVGPTLKMYQCGVPREMAIELFKPFVMREIVARDIVQNVKAAKRLVERGDERIWDILEEVIKEHPVLLNRAPTLHRLGIQAFEPVLIDGKALRLHPLVCEAYNADFDGDQMAIHVPLSEEAQAEARILMLAAEHILNPKDGKPVVTPSQDMVLGNYYLTMEEAGREGEGMVFKDRDEAVMAYRNGYVHLHSRVGIATDSLNKPWTEEQKHKVLLTTVGKILFNDIMPEGLPYLQEPTNANLTEGVPAKYFLPLGGDIKEAIRNLELNPPFKKKNLGNIIAEIFKRFRTTETSALLDRMKNLGYHHSTLAGLTVGIADIPVVEDKAEIIEESHKRVEQITKQFRRGMITDDERYNAVTAEWRAAREKLEKRLVANQDPKNPIVMMMDSGARGNISNFSQLAGMRGLMAAPNGRIMELPILSNFREGLSVLEMFFSTHGARKGMTDTALKTADSGYLTRRLVDVAQDVIIREDDCGTDRGLLIRSIAEGKEMIESLEERLNGRYTKKTVKHPETGAVIIGPNELITEDKAREIVKAGVEEVTIRSVFTCNTRHGVCRHCYGINLATGDAVEVGEAVGTIAAQSIGEPGTQLTMRTFHTGGVASNTDITQGLPRVQEIFEARNPKGEAVITEVKGQVTAIEEDASTRTKKVFVKGETGEGEYVVPFTARMRVEVGDQVSRGAALTEGSIQPKRLLAVRDVLSVETYLLGEVQKVYRSQGVEIGDKHIEVMVRQMIRKVRVMDPGDTDLLMGTLMDINDFTDANKDVLIAGGVPATGRPVLMGITKASLETNSFLSAASFQETTRVLTDAAIRGKKDHLLGLKENVIIGKIIPAGTGMARYRNLEPQAINEAAYLAPEQEETENAPVEDAVEIQVEETVE